The Mycobacterium paragordonae genome includes a region encoding these proteins:
- the rbpA gene encoding RNA polymerase-binding protein RbpA: MADRVLRGSRLGAVSYETDRNHDLAPRQIARYRTENGEEFEVPFADDAEIPGTWLCRNGMEGTLIEGDLPEPKKVKPPRTHWDMLLERRSVEELEELLKERMELIRSKRRG; the protein is encoded by the coding sequence ATGGCCGATCGTGTCCTACGAGGTAGTCGCCTCGGAGCCGTGAGCTACGAGACCGACCGCAATCATGACCTGGCGCCGCGCCAGATCGCTCGGTACCGCACCGAGAACGGCGAGGAGTTCGAGGTCCCGTTCGCCGATGACGCCGAGATTCCCGGCACGTGGCTGTGCCGCAACGGCATGGAAGGCACCTTGATCGAAGGTGACCTGCCCGAGCCGAAGAAGGTCAAGCCGCCGCGTACCCACTGGGACATGCTGCTGGAGCGCCGCTCGGTCGAGGAGCTCGAGGAGCTACTCAAGGAGCGCATGGAACTGATCCGGTCCAAGCGCCGGGGCTAG